GGACATACTGTATCAGACGAAACGGCGACAATTCGGCTGTTCGAAGTGTCAACTATTAAACAAGTAAAATAGTGAACGGGTCGACAGATGGACTGGTCGACAATACGACGAATGGGCTGGACTTGTTTGTCGGCGATCACAAATGATTGAGGGCGGTTTAGTTGAGTGCTTGTTGCTGATTCGGCTACTTCGTTAAGTGTTGGTTTCACGGGCGCATGCAATGCGCCCCTACGACATGCAAAGGTGGATCGACTGATGGAACTGCTTACTATTGAAATAGATGACTTGAGCAATATACGACTGGAGAAATGTTCAAGAAGAGAACAAGTGATCTTGTAAACGAGTTGAACAATTAACAGATTAACGAGAAAACAAGTCGACAAATGAACAAGTAAATAGGTTAACGAGTCGACAAGACGACAAGTTGACGATTAGGCTTACTGATTTGATTTGGACAATTCGGAAACGTGACCGCAATTGCAGGGACGATTTTTTGCTAACTCGGCTGCTTTAATTCGTTCATTTTGCGCTGTCTGATAGTGTTTTTGTGAAAAATAGATCGCGGCAAGAAAGTAATGTGGTTCGGCGCTCAACGGATCAAGAGTGATGGCTCGTCTCTCGCTGCTTATGGCTTCAGAAGCTTTGCCGGATTGGTAGTACACCCAACCTAATCCTGCGAATGCTTCAGCGTTGTTTGGATCTTTTGCGAGTACTTGTTTATATGTTGGTATTGCAGCGGCTGGATGACCGCTGAAGCTTAGTGCCTTAGCTTTCAGTAGTAATTGCTTCAGTTCGATTTTGTCGACGGCTTCAAACGTTTCTCCTTGTACTGGCGAAATCGTCAGCACTAAATGAACAGCTATTAGAAGCGTAGAAAAAAGCTTGTACTTCACCTGATCATTTTCTGCGATCGTTGTTAAACACACAAGTCAAGGGAAAAGAGGGGGTGCTATAACCAACCCCGTTTGGCGAAAATCCCGTACAAAGCCGTATAACAGGGCATGCCCGAAAAGCCGTACTGGGTGGGCATTTCAGGCTTCGGCGAAACGCCGTGAAACATAATATACATTATCGGATCCGTGAAAGCTTGCCCTGCTCAAGTTCGTCCGCACTTTAGTTGCCGGCGAGTTTTGCGCTTGCCAACCGGTTTAGGCTTATACCTTGTTCCGCTGCTTCCATAGCCAGTGACCGGTGTACTTCTGGTGGGATTCGCACTCTAAATTCGCCGCTGTAATGCTTTTCGGATAACGGTATCGGAATCGACTCACCGCTGGATTCCATATCTCCAACGACTTCATTGACTGTTTGTCGAATTCCCTTAAGAGCTTGTTCTGGACTGGAATCTAGCCATGAGAGCGACGGAAATTCGGTGCATAAACCTACAAATTCATGGTCGTCTGGTGACCATGTGACTCGATAAG
Above is a window of Candidatus Obscuribacterales bacterium DNA encoding:
- a CDS encoding tetratricopeptide repeat protein, with amino-acid sequence MKYKLFSTLLIAVHLVLTISPVQGETFEAVDKIELKQLLLKAKALSFSGHPAAAIPTYKQVLAKDPNNAEAFAGLGWVYYQSGKASEAISSERRAITLDPLSAEPHYFLAAIYFSQKHYQTAQNERIKAAELAKNRPCNCGHVSELSKSNQ
- a CDS encoding type II toxin-antitoxin system HicB family antitoxin produces the protein MNIDHYTYRVTWSPDDHEFVGLCTEFPSLSWLDSSPEQALKGIRQTVNEVVGDMESSGESIPIPLSEKHYSGEFRVRIPPEVHRSLAMEAAEQGISLNRLASAKLAGN